The following are from one region of the Staphylococcus schleiferi genome:
- a CDS encoding ABC transporter ATP-binding protein: protein MIKFNNVTKRYGDKVVVDQVDMEIQEGEFFVLIGPSGSGKTTTMKMINRLIPLSDGYIYFKERPISDYSVYEMRWDMGYVLQQIALFPHMTIRDNIAQVPLMKDWSKSKIDARVDELLTMVGLEPEQFKNRKPDELSGGQRQRVGVVRALAADPPVILMDEPFSALDPITREKLQDDLLSLQSKIKKTIVFVTHDIEEAFKLGDRICLLNHGRVEQIGTPNDFIKTPKNDFVRQFLGNLTGVVLNHFTLGKVAELAGRKLDTNETLDYPVVDHNQAVSDVYRELVSHDAVIVTVDAQSWLLSRQDIFSFLSKNQAGESV from the coding sequence ATGATTAAGTTTAATAATGTAACGAAACGTTACGGTGATAAAGTCGTTGTTGATCAAGTCGATATGGAGATTCAAGAAGGCGAATTTTTCGTTTTAATTGGACCATCAGGATCGGGCAAAACGACAACGATGAAAATGATTAACCGTCTTATCCCCTTATCAGACGGCTATATTTACTTTAAAGAAAGACCTATTAGTGACTATTCTGTGTATGAGATGCGCTGGGATATGGGGTATGTGTTACAGCAAATTGCGCTGTTTCCACATATGACAATCCGTGACAATATTGCGCAAGTGCCTTTAATGAAAGATTGGTCTAAATCAAAAATTGATGCGCGTGTCGATGAGTTATTGACAATGGTAGGTTTAGAACCTGAACAATTTAAAAATCGTAAGCCTGACGAGTTGTCTGGCGGTCAACGTCAACGTGTCGGTGTCGTGCGTGCACTAGCAGCAGACCCGCCTGTCATTTTAATGGATGAACCTTTCAGTGCTTTAGACCCGATTACACGTGAAAAATTGCAAGATGACCTTTTAAGCTTACAAAGTAAAATCAAGAAAACTATTGTGTTTGTGACGCATGATATTGAAGAAGCTTTTAAATTAGGCGATCGGATATGTTTACTGAATCATGGACGTGTTGAACAAATTGGGACACCTAATGACTTTATTAAAACGCCTAAAAACGATTTTGTACGCCAATTTTTAGGAAACTTGACCGGTGTGGTATTAAATCATTTTACACTTGGAAAAGTAGCCGAACTTGCAGGAAGAAAGCTTGATACGAACGAAACATTAGATTATCCGGTTGTCGATCATAATCAAGCGGTCAGCGACGTCTATCGCGAACTCGTATCACATGATGCAGTTATTGTTACGGTCGATGCACAATCTTGGTTATTGTCACGACAAGATATTTTTAGTTTCTTATCAAAAAACCAGGCAGGTGAATCTGTATGA